The Gossypium hirsutum isolate 1008001.06 chromosome A03, Gossypium_hirsutum_v2.1, whole genome shotgun sequence genome contains the following window.
TTTTCGATATATGAGGGAATATCATTGGCTCCCATTTGATTTCCCCCCTCCCCTCTCGTTAACCATGCtctccttctttcttgcttcttttccagCTCCTTTCTCCTTTGTCTCGTATCCGGCCTAAATCCTAAGTCGAAGCTGTCTCTCTTGTCCTTCAGCATTGGTGTTTCAATCCTTCCTTGTAGATGTCTCCCAAGTCCTCTTCCGGGTAGGGCCCCCTTTCCAATCGTCAACTGTAGGCTCATCCTCGTGGTTTTGGACAATTTTGGCACCAGAATCTTGCTTCCTTCGGCGATAAAGGTCGCATTAACAAATTCCAAAAATCGAAATGAACATTCGATTGCTTCATCATCCGTCTCCAAATAAGGCGCATTATTGCTCACAGTTGCAATGATATCATCTTCAGCATTGATCGTTATCAACCTCCCCTCTGATACCAGCTTCAACTTTTGATGCAATGAGGAAGGCACTGCCCCAGCTAAATGTATCCAGGGCCTCCCCAATAAGCAATTAtatgagggcttgatatccattactaggaaatccacctcatatgtgTGTAGCCCGATCTGCAGAGGTACCTCGATTCTTCCCATCACCCTTCTCTCTGTACCGTCAAATGCTTTCACTATATTCTGGCACTCCTTCATGTGAGAGCTGTCTACAGGTAATCTGTTAAGTGTAGTCAAGGGCAAGACATTCAAGGCCGAACCATTGTCAATCAGTACGCCTGGCAGCGTATACCCTTTACAGCGCGTGGTGATATGCAAAACTTTAGTCGACCCCATGCCCCCGGGTGGTATCTCATTGTCATTGAAAAAGATATAGTTGTCAGCACTTATGTTGCTAAACAAACGGTCTAGCTTGTTAACGGAGATATCGTTGGCAACATATGTCTCATTCAAGACCTTCATCAACGCGCTGCTATGAACTTTCGAGCTTAGAAGTAAGCCGAGCACCAAGATGTGAGCCGGTTGTTTACGTAGCTGTTCCACCACACTGTATTCGCtatgttttaagaattttaaaaactcGTTGGCCTCTTCCTCGTTAACTGGCTCGTTAACAGATTTGGTCATTTTATCATTCATTTCCTCGACCATTGGGGTTTTTCCTTTTATGGGTTGTGCCTCTTCATTTGCTATATCGTAACGTCTTCCGTTACGTGTATAGGAGCCCCTGTCTTGACCCTCTTTTGAAGCATCCACCAGGCTTTCCTTTCCCGAAATTGTCACGTTACAATCATAATTCCATGGGACCTTTTTGCTGTCTTTGTAGGGGAAGACTGCAGGTCTTTGGATTATGACCTTCAGTGGCATTTGTACTCCAGCTTCATTATTTTTAGGTCTCGATGTGATAACTACGGGATAGTTAGCTGTTTGATTCTGTACCGTCGATTTTCCCTCCGACGCACATATATCTCCCTCTATGAGGTTCTTAGCTTCTTGATAaaactccatttctttattaTCTATCATGTTCTGCACGAGGACCTTAAACTCCATACAATATTGGATTTCATGCCTCACCTCGTCATGAAACTCGCAGTAGTTTCTCCCTTCTTCTGATACTTCCCTTGAATCCGACACGATCAACCCTCTCTTAACCATCTCCTTCCACACCCGTCTCAACGGGGTCCTGACTTTCGCAACCTCACACTTAATCTTCTTGTTTTTGCCTCCGCTTATCCCATTCACCCCTTGGTCGGTATGATTAGAGAGCAGATTTCCTGCTACATTGGGTACGGCTGGGTCGTCAAACCTCACGATCCCCATCTTAATGAGTCTTTCGACTACTTTCTTGAACGCAGTGCAATTTTCGATTGAGTGCCCGGTAATTTtcgcatggtattcacattgggcgtttgtgtcataccatttgggatacgggggctgCAATAGCTTCAGGTAAAACGGAGACACCACATGAGCGTTGAACAGGTTTCGGTAAAGCTCCCTATACGTCATGAGTATAGGGGTAAATTGTGGCATTTCTGTGTTCTCCCTCGCGTTGGATTCTTGTCTTACGGAGCTATGTTGATTGGTGGCTACCGTCTTTGGCTGATTTACGGTAAGTGACTTGGACTGACCTTTGTTGAATGTGCTCGTATTGTTCACTTCTTATCTCTTTTCTTCGGGGCCGACTTCCTGGTACTCTCTCCTAATTCTATCTTACCGCTTCTAATAGTATTTTCGATCATTTCCCCGGTCATCACTATGTCAGAGAAGCTCTTGGtggcgcttcccaacatatgagtGATAAAAGGGGCCTTCAATGTGTTAATAAAGAGCATCGTCGTTTCCTTTTCTAGAAGTGGTGGCTGAACTTGTAtggccacctctctccatctttgtgcatactgtctgaagctttcatttgatttcttctccatattctggAGAGTGATTCTGCCGGGGGTCATGTCCGTCACATgattgtattgcttcataaaggcCTGAGCCAGGTCCTTCCACAAGTTAATTTTAGAGCGACTTAATTGGTTGTACCACTTAGATGCCACCCCGACCaggctatcttgaaagcagtggaTTAATAGCTGGTCATTGTTAACGTACCCCGTCATTCGCCtacagaacatagtgatgtgagcttcagggcagcttgttccattgtatttctcgaattcggGCATTTTGAATTTAGGGGGAAGGACTAAATCTGGGACTAGACTCAggtctttggcatcaatccctTGATGATGATCCGCGCTTTCCATGGCTTTGAATTTCTCCTCGAGCCATCTGCACCGTTCTTCCAATTGTTTTTTGTGAATCTATCCTTGCCTTTTCTTCATCAGCAACTTCATCCAAATCGGGAACGGGCGGATAGTTCAGGTTGTTGACAAAGTTAAAGCCTGAACCGATTTGAAAGTTCATCGGTATTGAAGCTCTAGCTTGAACCTGCTAGGGCATGATCGTGACAGATGGTTTGATGGATTAATCTCTGGCTTCAGCGGTACTTGTGTCAGAGTGAAGCCAATGGGGTATTGAGGATCTTCATTAGTTTCTTCAACTTTTTCCATGGGGCCCTTTCCCTTATCCGTTCCTCCCAATAGCAATTGGGATAACTGACTCATCATTTCCCTTTAGGATTCCATCATTTGTTCCTTCATCTCTCGCTGAATCTTGGCTAGCTGCTCTTGCATCTGAAACTGCATTTGTTCCTGCatgtccttttgcatttgctctaatttctcgaatcttttatCCATTGACTTTTTCCTTGTACCGTAGGGGTGCGTAGTGGGTTGGTTttcgttggtttccaggttactaaaataatttttaattaattaattagaaacctcttatggcctttaatgcataatgatatgatgtaatgcaaatgcatgaatgcaaaggaggcatcaattttgattcaattccctttagaaaatttcacttgaaaataaaatcttttacataAAGTTGAGTTACAGATAAAATTTTGCGCTAgtgcttaaaattttaattttcctaagCAACGAAGCCAGCTCCTGTCCACAATCCGACTCTAACTTATACTTCACGCTTAGTGTGTCCGCCTGTACCGCTAAAGCTTGCAAGTAGTCAGCTACCTCCCGAATCTGGGTTATGGCTTGGTCTTGCGCATGGTGAAGCTGCTATTTCCAACGATCCTCGTTTGCCTCGAAAAACTGAATCCGCATCTCACAGTTTTACAGTGAAGCCTCtaatttttctattattcttttcatttcttatatcttgctcaagcttgcccTTAATTCCATTGCGGTGTTGCGGTTTCGATACTGATGCAGAGATTTCTCGAGTTCTGCCACTCTAGCTCTTAATTCACCTCGCTCATTTCTACTTTCCGACAGACTTTTCTCTAAATCCTTGTTTCGTGCTTGAGcttctcagaatttcttttcccactggtCGGCATTGGTTTTTTTTCTCTGATTTCATAGCGCCATTGTTCGAAAGTCTTGCCTAACCCCGCAGTCCTCATAAATAGGCGCAGCTTCTTATAGTCCGTCTTCAAGCTGTCTAGATCTTCTTCAGCCTTGGTTTTCCCTTTTCTCCAGTTTTCAGCCTCTGACCTCTGGACATCAGCGTCTAATCTTAAGTGCATCTTTTGCTCCTCCAATTGTTCGATCTTCTTCCCAAGCTCCAAACTCTTCTTCTTGAAATCTTGCCTTATAATCTCCAATTCTGACGGGGCGACTTGTAATTGTTCCCCCATAGGTCAAGTATTCTCCAAGCTTGGCCTAAGAACGTTATCATTAACCCTATTCTTAAACTATCCGTCATACTCGGGTGTTACCATGGAACCGACGGCCAACCTTTTCATCCAACAAGTTTACTTCTAAACATCCGATAGCTCCCGAACTTTCTTCTTATAGTGAGCACCTTTAAAAGAGAATTCACTCTGAGCAAGTCCATAAGTCGTGGGTACAAACTACCTCGATTTATATTGTCCCAAGGCTAGCAATAGAGTATACCtggtagctccccaaattcctaacAACGGTACCCAATCAAAGTTACCGCATCGGCACATGATCtcatcaggaaccatccaatAAGCTCTCCACTTGATATCCCCCTCCTTGAGGTTTTGAAGAATTTTCATCCACTTCTCCTCCGAGATATCCTCTGTCCTTTGTATAGCTTCCTCCTCTTTCAGTGGGGAGTAACCTTCAAAAAAGATCTGATAAGAAACCTtgtctaccttccaaaagtgcccATGAAACCATACTATTAGTaattgtgcacatccaataaaccgCCATTCGCCTGTCTTCCGACATGAGCTCAAAGATCTGAACGTTTCTGCCAATATCGCTGGTACCGGTGTAATTCCCTTCTCAAGGCATTCAAATAAGTCAACGACTGCCTCTTCCACGTGCCTCAACATcttagggaaaattaccaatccGTAGATACTTAAGGCGAAGATATCGACCCTCTTTCTTTCATCCGGATGCGTCAAAATCAAGTCTCGCAAATTCTTCCAAGGGATACATttactatctcctttttgctgaatccgagcagtgacccaaggctcgctcatcccagAAATGCTCATCAATTTCTTCACAAAAGTCTGACTACTAAAAACCCAGGCATAAGTCTTTCGGACCTGAATTTTTAAACACCTAAGCAGTGTAGTGTATTCCTCTATGGTAGGTACTAAATCCActtctccaaaagtgaaacacttgtaAGCAGAATTCCAAAACTGAACTATAACCCGGAATAGATGCTTGTCCACTCTAATGTCTAGCAAGTAGGATATATCACCATAGCTTAGGTAAAACAATTGCTTGATCCCTTTATCCCAACTAGCCCAAATGTCTCTAAACTCTTGCAGCTCATTCTGTGCTACATTGACGCGAGTGAAATCCTGCAACTCGGAGATATATCCTTCTGCCAAGCTATCCCCTCTCTCTGATTGTAGCTTCTCTGACCATGCACAAACGACCGCATTATCCTCGACTttactaagaaattcattctccatgtcaaactttctaatttaataattgaatataGATCAACACCTCCTTTAGTATACAATGTCATGCAAAatacaatcaaaacaaaacacagGTTAATATCAGATAATAGCGGTAAAATGCAAGCACATAAATTACAATGTATATATGGGTAAGTACTAAGGCTCGACGCGGCTCCACCCAAGGATAGctcctaaggttcattatatgtggttcggttctagagataaggtacctgaaccagcggattcctcaatcctcacccattataggctcatatagattgAGTTTGGTtcggggggatacatttccctatgaccatacggagatgaaaatctcacgaaatcataggtacagatgtaccccggaagcaatccactagcccatgcggaggtgaaaacctcacgaaagcgtagtttcttactcccacttagaaggtgtgaccacagcggtcatgcaatggaatgtAGTACTATTCTATGAGATCCGAACCATAACAACCATACAAACGAATGCaatcatgattttcaaaacaAGTTTTCGATTTTTGACAGAAGGATAGCAAATAATCGATTTTATGGCTAGACTTTCTTAAagagtccccagtggagtcgccaagctgtcgaaaccaccttttttatttaaaatttttatgtttaataaaaaacgggaatcgaccttttgaaaataaaacatggagtcgccaccgatcttttgttttggtgtgatcggatcacataagaatttagttattttaataaaatatttttggtttactaaaatgACGATTTTAGTCTACAAActtttgagaaaatgggttcgggagtcgattacgcatgagtaaggattagcaccctcactacgcccaaaattggtaccaaatcgattaaatactatccttatgtctaaaatttaaagatgtttttttgaaatgtggttcttttttTTAAGACTTGAGTAACCCGAGTTTGTTGcaaaaaatcttcttgtttcgactTCCGAAAGCTTataattcaaaaattacaaaatggtgcccaactatttggtccaacgaaaaaccgaaacccagcacagtagggctcgattcctcaaatttccaaacaCTGAACATTGCCTCACCTTAGAAAACACGAGTGCAATTTCGaagagatattcgattattttgaacaaacgggagactgcaacccagcacgatagggcactattccccgaatttccaaacaccggacatttctttcattttaaaggGTTTTTAGAAAACGTAAGTGAAATTCTGAAGGAATCtccgattgttttgaacaaacgaAAATGCgtaacccagcacgatagggcacgattctcgaATCGCCAAACATCTAAGATCACCTTCGTTTTGGGAGgttttttaataaacatgagtgaaaacctaaaggaatatccgattgttttgaacaaacgagaaatcacaacccagcacgatagggcatgacTCCCGAATTATCAAACACCGAGTATTGCATttgttttaaaggatttttagaagacatgagtgaaattttggagggatattcgattattttgacaaacgcgaaattgcaacccagcacgttagggcacgattccgcgaattgccaaaatATCAAGTCTCatcttcgttttaaagaatttttaaatgaataattataaaactagATTAAAATGTATTAATGCGTTTTTGAAATGAGATGAATTTAACCATAAAAATTTGGGTCTAAAAAAACCACATTTCATGAACTAAGTGGAAAACGATGATATGGGGGAATATGTGTACGCACCAAAACACGACAACAGAATAGTGGAGGCAATACAATTTACTTAACCAACTAACGAGAACTTAAATGACTAAGCATAACTAGTTTGGAAATATAACTCAATTTCAACCATGCATGGAGAATAATTAACATGACAATATGaaacaaatgaataaataatatgcaacGAAAACATACATGGAAGAATAAAAATGATTACTATTAGATGCACAAAACAAAATGCAGATCAAATGAGCAATATGgtgtaaaactattttaaaacaaTGATAAGTATATGACACATactatatgaattgatgaattgataagtaaaaaaaaaacttttgttaaTGGCAAGCTTAATAAACACACGCAATcattagaatatatataatataaaagaataataatgaagATATATGACAAGATATAATAcacaaaatagatttataaaacatatgtacatgtaagtttataaaaaaaaacatgagaTTAATAATgagatatatataaatttttaaaatagtttcatatatacataattattaaaacatatattatggaataaatatttttaatcaaatagcATACAAAATATTGAGGAATATTAGCTAAAAAATgacaattttcataaaaaattttaaaatatgtatcaAAGATGAAAAGAttacaaaaaaaatgtataataaaacataatcttagaaacataatcaatttacacattgcgcatatatatatataacattaaaagTAATTATTCGTAAAAGCATGTAATACATACAAAATTAACTTGATTTTATTGTAAGTTATATGATAGATTTAAAAGCATACCTATATAGAAAGAAAACCATACGCGTAGAATACGCGAGTTTAATAATGTATAGATTAAATGTGGTATCCACAATGCATATACATATAATGATAATAACTTAAAAGATATTACATAGGATTATATGATACAATAcgagaataaatttaaaaaggaaTCATGTGCGTAAAATAATATAAGGTTGATTAATATATACATgcaataaaattaattttgatacaaagtatacatatatatattaatatttaaaagagattgtataagaaaattaaaagagtTTAATGCAAAAAGAAATTCGAAGTGGTTATttcataaaacaaaacaaaatcatgcatgtacaaatgtatatgtatacaacaaatataatatattaaaaaacaagATATTGACATGATAAAAATCTTCAAAACAACTGTACAAATAAGCAAATAAGAATAAAAGGTTACAAGCTAAAAGGATTTAATTAGAATCGATCCAAAATCAAAGGGATAATCtgaaaataaagtaataataataaaaggatcaATATTCAATGCGCGAAAACGCATAGGGACTAAAACTGGCAATATACCAGATACCAAAACGTTACGTTTAGGCGCGGATTAGATTGCAAACAAATGTAAATTacaaggaaaaaattaaaaaaaggaaaaaggagcAGATGGGCCGATTTAAACGCGGTGCAAAAGGGGGGATTTAACTTGCAAATAACCCCTCACCGCGATGACGAGCGGATCTTGAGAGTCAAAGAACCGGATCGGGTCGGGCAGAAAGGGGGTGGCCTAGACGATGTCGTTTGAGACCATTGTTATTGGtctaaacggtgtcgtttctaCTACCATAGAAAGGCTAAACCATGCCTTCATTCAGCCGAAACCCTAGAGTAACCCTGgcctttctttttttccttagCCGAACCCTAAGTCACCGCCCTAAACCAACGATTCCCATCCCCCCAGGCACGAACCGCTCACCCAAGCCCGGAGGATGATTTTTAGCCTCAAAATCTCCTCCTGGCCTCGACTTTAACAAAGCAGAAGGAGATCTACGGCATACCCCGGTAAGGTTTcgtttcttgtttcttttttcttttatgcaCTCAAAACTCGAAAGAACGACTGAAGATTTAGAAATAAATGAACTGGGCCAAGGATAAAAGAAAAGCCTCAGAGATTGGAATCAGAATCACCTTCGAATGCTCGTTGCTTTTTTTGTATATTGCCTTTGTTTTTCGTTTTCTATTGCTTCTGTATGCGTAAAAAAGGGGAACCGAATgttcaaaaaagaaataaaagaatacaatttttgttcttttttcgtATTGGCCATTGTTGCTGCTGTCATTTTGTCTGTTTCTTTGCAGGTACGGAGTGTGCATTGGTGCTCGAGTACGGGGCTGTGCGTTGGCATCGTACGGAGACTGTGCTGGCGCGGGCGTGGCTGCTAGACGGTACGGAGCATACGACGCTGGGGCTGGGGCTCGTCTGTGGTTGCGGCACGAAAGTGAGGAGGAAGCTCTAGGGTTTCTTTTCTCAAAACACTGGGCCTAACGGGCTAGTAATTGATATTGGGCTGTAGGGCATTGATTAATGACTGTTTTGTTTATTTGGGTTTTATGTTTAAGTTTGGGCTATTGGGTTTGGGTTTAAGTTTGGGCTATTGGGTTTGGGTTTAAGTTTGGGCCATTGGGTTTGGTTTTAGGATATCTGTAAATggacatttatttaattattgggTTTTTTACTATTTGGTTTGAGGTtaatgggccgggcaaatttggtcacTACATTATtaatagattttaaattttttatttatgaatttaataaaatgttataatttttactgaaatgaaatatattaaaaatattgtaataaagttcatattttgatttatttgtgaaaattaaaaaactcatcaagtttatataaaaatgtactttttattttaaacaaacgATAGAATCATTTTGTTGCACCAAAGTGCCTATGTGCTGGGTCGGATACCACACAAAATTTTCCTAAAGCTCTTGCCCAAGAGTTATTTAGGATGATGGGCTTTGATTGAACTGTTAGCCCAAAAggttatattaatatatatattataattaaatttaaatattttttattttaaatgtacgTACCATTATACTGAAACtcacaataataataaatgtaaattaaattaGTCATTTAACTActaactttttataaataatgaTTTCGATTTACATGTCAATCTAAGTCATGCAAAATGTCTAACGTACCAGTTTATATAACCAAAGAAAAGAGTTTAATTTGTAGGGTAAGGGACACcattaatcaataaattattaatacatttttattttggtcattgaactacttaaaagttttcatttaagtcaaaTTAGAATGTTAAAATAAATGTTACATGGCTTTTTTAGTTCGCATTGTCTGCACTAATCGAAAGCTCTTTTTTCTcattctcttctacaattcagtttttttttatgaaacaattttGGATGTCACAAATTTACGAACCAAATTTTAAACAACTTTTCTCTCTGATATCCTACATTGATATTCACATTGActtggatctaaagtatgttcTTTTACTCGTCAATGGATACTAGTCCACAGTACTAATCGTCGAATCGTTGCTTGAAACTCATTGgtggaactttaaaaaaaaaacttaataacctcgtgatttaaataaaaacttttgaatagtttagtagtttaaatgaaaactttaaaataattcaataatcaaattataattttttaattaaatgaccaaaacaaaaatttacccataatttaatgactaatggTGCAATCTACACTAATTtgtatcactaaattattttaagGGATCGTGAGGTGTGGTGTGACAATACTTGTTACAGATAGGcaaagttttcatcaaaatttgaaaGAAACCTAGTGCACTAGTTATATAAgctttagggtaaattacatcaatTGTCTCTAATCtttgattaaaattatattatagtcacttaatttttaaaagttatataatTGTCACTAAAGTTAtcgaaatgttacattttagccATTCATCCGTTAAGAAGATGATATGGCACATTAATTTAAAGGGTTTGTCCCTgaacaataattaaaatatcaatttgatacttttaaaatttttcttaataataattctaaaaaattaaagggtaaattacaccgaTAGTCACTTAAGTTTTAATGCATTCCTATTTTGGTTACCAGAttcttttttgttaatttagtcactTCCATTAGATTAATTGTCATTTTTAGTTACTCCATCGTTAAAATACATTGGTACTGAACGGAATGTTGATGTGGCAATCTTTTGATTGgtgtaataacaaatttaacccttaacaCTTTACACATTCTATCTACTTGGTCCTATGttgaaaaaaatcaacaaatttaactcaatgtttacatatttttatcaatttagtccaaattcaaaaaatccaaaaattttataattttaaaaacttaaaaaaaatataatttattataaaaagacataaaactaaaaaataattaaaaatatatataaaattacttgGTTAGGTTTTGATGGTAGATGAAATAATTTATACTTTTCTTTGGCTGATGCAAACTTGGTTTATAGCAATGGGGGAATAGGCTCCGCAAGTGATGCTCACTGATCAAAACAATGCCATAAAAGTAGTTGTAGTTGCTGTGTTTCCTGCTACACGACATTTTT
Protein-coding sequences here:
- the LOC107939221 gene encoding uncharacterized protein, which translates into the protein MGIVRFDDPAVPNVAGNLLSNHTDQGVNGISGGKNKKIKCEVAKVRTPLRRVWKEMVKRGLIVSDSREVSEEGRNYCEFHDEVRHEIQYCMEFKVLVQNMIDNKEMEFYQEAKNLIEGDICASEGKSTVQNQTANYPVVITSRPKNNEAGVQMPLKVIIQRPAVFPYKDSKKVPWNYDCNVTISGKESLVDASKEGQDRGSYTRNGRRYDIANEEAQPIKGKTPMVEEMNDKMTKSVNEPVNEEEANEFLKFLKHSEYSVVEQLRKQPAHILVLGLLLSSKVHSSALMKVLNETYVANDISVNKLDRLFSNISADNYIFFNDNEIPPGGMGSTKVLHITTRCKGYTLPGVLIDNGSALNVLPLTTLNRLPVDSSHMKECQNIVKAFDGTERRVMGRIEVPLQIGLHTYEVDFLVMDIKPSYNCLLGRPWIHLAGAVPSSLHQKLKLVSEGRLITINAEDDIIATVSNNAPYLETDDEAIECSFRFLEFVNATFIAEGSKILVPKLSKTTRMSLQLTIGKGALPGRGLGRHLQGRIETPMLKDKRDSFDLGFRPDTRQRRKELEKKQERRRAWLTRGEGGNQMGANDIPSYIENVCVRGNHSSRERHANEGSHKRKAGKFGHQRHIRRGDEKRKFVGSPDINDTSDTANDSEFPFEREVCMEDSHDFEDDQGCNLSPDLLRMVE